From Brachionichthys hirsutus isolate HB-005 chromosome 7, CSIRO-AGI_Bhir_v1, whole genome shotgun sequence, the proteins below share one genomic window:
- the cyp1b1 gene encoding cytochrome P450 1B1 produces MLSLHLWRWLRRGSTRRPPGPIAWPVVGNAAQMGNAPHLYFERLERKYGSVFQIKLGCRSVVVLNGDSIKQALVKQGRDFAGRPDFPSFRVVGNGDSIAFNTSSDWWKTHRKMAQSAVRMFSTGNLQTKKSFERHILCEIKELLEVFVRETGAQKYFQPLTYLVVSTANVMSAVCFGRRYLYDDEEFQQVVGRNDQFTQTVGAGSVVDVMPWLQGFPNPIKTMSDNFRRLNLEFSDFIRGKVAEHRASFRSSTIRDLTDGVIAALEHLSDKTGQVFHKDYVSPAVGDVFGASQDTLSTALQWIILIMVRYPEVQARLQREVDRVVTRSRLPSIEDQAELPYVMAFIHEVMRYTSFVPLTIPHSTTTDTSIMGYTVPKDTVIFINQWSVNHDPAMWSTPELFDPDRFLDQDGALNKDAASNVAIFSLGKRRCIGEDLSKLHLFLFTSLISHQCHITVDPSRPPKLDYNYGLTLKPWAYYIAVSLRDDMTLLEAATRELH; encoded by the exons ATGCTCTCCCTCCACCTGTGGCGGTGGCTCCGGCGGGGGTCGACCCGCCGCCCGCCGGGACCGATCGCCTGGCCGGTCGTCGGGAACGCCGCGCAGATGGGGAACGCGCCGCACTTGTACTTTGAGCGCCTGGAGAGGAAATACGGGAGCGTGTTCCAAATCAAGCTGGGCTGCCGGTCCGTGGTGGTCCTGAACGGGGACTCCATCAAGCAGGCGCTGGTCAAGCAGGGGCGGGACTTCGCCGGCAGGCCGGACTTCCCCTCGTTCCGCGTCGTGGGGAACGGGGACAGCATCGCGTTCAACACCAGCTCGGACTGGTGGAAGACGCACCGGAAGATGGCCCAGTCCGCCGTGCGCATGTTCTCCACCGGGAACCTGCAGACCAAGAAGTCTTTCGAGCGCCACATCCTCTGCGAGATCaaagagctgctggaggtgTTCGTGCGCGAAACGGGGGCGCAGAAGTATTTCCAGCCCCTGACCTATCTGGTGGTGTCCACGGCCAACGTCATGAGCGCGGTGTGCTTCGGGAGGCGCTACCTGTACGACGACGAGGAGTTCCAGCAGGTTGTGGGCAGGAACGATCAGTTCACCCAGACGGTGGGGGCGGGGAGCGTGGTGGACGTGATGCCCTGGCTCCAGGGCTTCCCAAACCCCATCAAAACCATGTCCGACAACTTCCGGAGGCTCAACCTGGAGTTCAGCGACTTCATCCGGGGTAAGGTAGCTGAACACAGAGCCTCGTTCCGGTCCAGCACCATCAGGGACCTGACGGACGGCGTCATCGCGGCGCTGGAGCACCTGAGTGACAAGACGGGGCAGGTGTTCCACAAGGACTACGTGTCGCCTGCGGTGGGGGACGTGTTTGGAGCAAGTCAAGACACTCTGTCTACTGCCCTGCAGTGGATCATCCTCATAATGGTCAG GTATCCCGAGGTGCAGGCGCGTCTCCAGCGGGAGGTGGATCGGGTGGTGACACGCAGCCGGCTCCCCTCCATCGAGGATCAGGCGGAGCTGCCGTACGTCATGGCGTTCATCCATGAGGTGATGCGATACACCAGCTTTGTCCCGCTCACCATCCCCCACTCCACCACCACAGACACGTCCATCATGGGCTACACCGTTCCCAAGGACACCGTCATCTTCATCAACCAGTGGTCCGTTAACCATGACCCAGCCATGTGGTCCACGCCAGAGCTCTTTGACCCAGATCGTTTTCTGGATCAGGACGGAGCCCTGAACAAGGACGCCGCCAGTAACGTGGCCATCTTCTCTCTGGGGAAGCGGCGGTGCATCGGGGAAGACCTGTCCAAACTgcacctcttcctcttcacgtCCCTGATCAGCCACCAGTGCCACATCACCGTGGACCCATCCAGGCCACCCAAACTGGACTACAACTATGGTCTTACTCTGAAGCCTTGGGCCTACTACATCGCCGTGTCTCTGCGTGATGATATGACGCTGCTGGAAGCAGCCACCAGGGAGCTCCACTGA
- the LOC137895863 gene encoding regulator of microtubule dynamics protein 2, protein MSQAEGKVLVLGALAGVAGISLAVALYRGFGSRRKVLGPGLSLNHADEQSAGVVVVDGPCLQTGQAEVLQRLEALIQCVSELKDEMKSLKNALPALQDHVRDELSGRREARRASPLHRTTPTRRKRAAGPAATARVWSLSSEEAESEGGYLTALTDSEDEDQSDAEQTGGEGSVDRLSVLLERTDSLHKGTDSDKRESLHILLEQREEFGQISAFLWRLTRAYCDVHDTSSTLEEKKSHAEAGKKVGEEAVRLNPTCAESHQWFAIMCGIMAEYDTIQNKIKNGYIFKDHLDKAIELKPQDPMSYYLLGRWCYAVSQLTWLERKVAATLFGEPPSATIEEALMNFLKVEEIQPGYSKLNCVFLAKCYRDLGQNHKARKMCESACSMKAASTEDEEAQKELDILCPVLGVGREH, encoded by the exons ATGTCCCAGGCAGAGGGCAAGGTGCTGGTTCTGGGAGCTTTGGCTGGAGTGGCCGGTATCAGTTTGGCTGTGGCACTTTATCGGGGCTTTGGGTCAAGACGAAAAGTCTTAGGGCCAGGGTTGTCCCTCAATCACGCCGATGAGCAGAGCGCCGGCGTTGTGGTGGTTGACGGTCCCTGCCTGCAGACGGGTCAGGCCGAGGTGCTGCAGCGTCTTGAGGCCCTGATCCAATGTGTGTCTGAGCTGAAGGATGAGATGAAATCATTGAAGAACGCTCTTCCAGCACTGCAGGACCATGTCAGGGACGAGCTGAGTGGACGTCGTGAGGCGCGTCGGGCCAGCCCTCTCCACAGGACCACTCCAACCCGAAGGAAGAGGGCTGCGGGCCCCGCTGCCACTGCCAGAGTCTGGAGCCTGAGctcagaggaagcagagagtgAAGGAGG GTATTTGACTGCACTGACAGACTCTGAAGATGAAGACCAGAGTGATGCAGAACAGACCGGTGGGGAAGGGTCTGTGGACAGGCTGTCTGTCCTCCTCGAGAGGACCGACAGTTTGCATAAGGGCACTGACTCTGACAAAAGGGAAAGCCTCCACATCCTTTtggaacagagagaggag TTTGGACAGATCTCAGCGTTTCTTTGGCGGCTGACCCGAGCTTACTGTGACGTTCATGACACAAGCTCAACtttggaggagaagaagagccACGCGGAAGCTG GGAAGAAGGTTGGCGAGGAGGCGGTGCGCCTGAACCCGACGTGTGCTGAGAGCCATCAGTG GTTTGCCATCATGTGTGGAATTATGGCAGAATATGATACTATACAGAACAAGATAAAGAACGGATATATATTTAAG GATCATTTGGATAAAGCCATCGAGCTAAAGCCACAGGACCCCATGTCCTACTACTTGTTGGGCCGCTGGTGCTATGCT GTGTCTCAGTTGACATGGCTTGAGAGGAAAGTCGCTGCTACTCTCTTTGGAGAGCCTCCAAGTGCTACAATCGAAGAAGCGTTGATGAATTTTCTCAAG GTCGAGGAGATCCAGCCAGGATATTCCAAACTCAACTGTGTGTTTCTAGCGAAG TGCTATAGAGACCTGGGCCAGAACCACAAGGCCAGGAAGATGTGTGAATCTGCTTGTTCAATGAAGGCTGCATCCACAGAG GATGAAGAGGCCCAGAAGGAACTGGACATACTCTGCCCAGTGCTCGGAGTGGGACGAGAGCACTAG